GTTGCAATATGGAGCCGGCGTCTAATAAGCTCTCTCGTTCCCGTGCGGCTGCAGCACTACATCTGCTTGTCGGAGCTTCCCGTGCCTCGTATCGCCGTCACCTTCTCCCTGCAGGAGGTGGAGGCCATCGAGAGGGACTGCGCCGTGTACCGCGGCCGCATGGAGAGGATCGCCAAGCACAGCGCCGTCAGTCGGGAGGTGCAGGTATGCGGGTCAACGTAGTCGGCGTTCTAATGTATTCGGTTAGTGTGGCTTTCAACATTGGCAGAGCTAGAGGGGGCGCCCGGGGGCACTGGCCCCCCTGAAATAATTGTTctggtgttatttttatttattcattttttgggTGTGGCTTTTAACACTggcagagctagagggggggcTGCGAGGGCACTGGCCCCCCTGAAAATAGATAATCATAGATAATTGACTTCCCTAGTAGGAAACATCTAGAAGGTGAATTTGGGGGGTTATGATGAATAAAGAATACATTTGTTTTGCCAACTCACTGAGATttcctaggaaaaaaaaaattagctcCGCCAGTAACTTTTAAGGCATATTTCTCCTgataattacattttaaaactgtacttttttttttttttttctcctcatttCTACAGCGCATGTTGAGTTTGACCCTCTGGTGTAAAGGCGCCGGCAAACACATCTTGTTTAAACATGATTGCCGTTTACGCTTGTAGGCCCAGCGAGCTGAAGAAGCGCGCCAGGAGCTGATCAATCAGGTCAGGGCGTCGGCAGCCAAAACCCTGGAGAGCATTCGGGGTTAgtgttgcacacacacaccaacacacacagcaTGTCTAATGATGTTTGATATACAGCCTTGGTTCCTGGCCCATTGAGAGCACCTTTTTCCAAATGGCTAGGCTCCATGTTGCCATGTTGACTGGCTGCTTTAAGAACGTAATTGCACTGACGAATCTTTTTGAGCGGGCTTCCAGCACCAAAGCCCGATCAGCGCTTTTCTAACAAACATCCCACGTCATTGAAGCACCCGAGAAGATGCCAGGCAAAGTCGGGCGGCCTAACCCCCATTCCCCCCCCCCGTTCCCTTTACGGGCCTTGGCACCACGGTAGCTGTATATCTGTGTTTGTTTGAGGCAGATGGCAACGTCTTTTGATGTGCGCGTGCGGCAGCCTCCGCGCACGTTGCTCTAAGCAGCTGACTTCGCTCCGCTCTGTCTCCTGCAGGGCACCAGGTGTCACAGCGTCTGGCTGAGGAGGCCAGGAAAAGGGAGAGCTTCCAGGAGTTGAAGCAGCACCTGGAAAAGGAGCAGGaggtagaaaaaaaatccatttcaaaCTGAGGTCAGTGAGATCGAAGATAAAGCACACACGCTTTTCCTGTCGCAGTGGCGCACTTTGGCCAAGAAGAAACAGGAGGAAGACGACTTCAGCTTTGCCAGAGAGCTGAGGGACCGCGAGAAGAGACTTCAAGCGCTTGAGGAGCAACTGGAGCAGAGAGCCAGGTCTGACCGCTAAGACCCGATTGAGAATAAGCCACGATTTGACAAGATCTGGCTTAGCGGACTTTCGATGTGCACGTGACTCCAATCGCAGGAAGGAGCTGATTGCCCAGTACAGCCAGCTGTCAGAAGAAGCGGCCCGTAAGGAGCGCCGGGCCTTGTGGAGGTCGCAGAGAACCACACTGGACGAGGCTCGATCGCACTTCTTTGCGCGCGACCAGCAAGAGTTGCAGGTGTGTTGCGTGAGGCCGTTAAATGCCAAGGATAGGTTAGCGACGAATGTCATGTGACTTCTTACTAGGCCATCTTGGAAAAGTATCCTTTGGGCCAAGAGAGACCTCCAGTGTCATCACCTCAGCAGCCGCCAGCACTGGTATGACAACATGATGCGCCATTGCTGGGACTTTTGAgtttgacagcaaaaatatagaTTTTGTCTTCGCAGGAAAGTCCCTCAGAGCAGTCAGTGGAAAAGAAACCAGAGAATCCTGAAGAATCCAAAGAGTCTCACTCAGTGGACACCAGCCCCTTCATCTCCGGCGACTTTCTCCCCGAGTCGCTAACCGTCAACCACACCAAGCAGGAGGAGACGGCCGAGGCGTGTCCCACAGCAAAGCTCGTAGACTACGACTTCAGCGCCCCCTTCAGCCCGCTGGAAGGAATCGCCGGCCAGCCATCCCTGGCCCGGCTCCGGCCCGTTTGCGGTTCTTCCCCATTGCAACCTGACGTGATCTGCAACCATCCCTCCTTTTCCCATTTCCCCGTGGGGGAGAATATGCCTCTGGTCCAGGAGAGCCTCCCTGCGGCCAGCCCCTTCGGCCACGTTTCCGAGTGCAGCTTCTCCCTCAGACACGACACCCCAAGGGAGCCTGCAAATGTCTCCCGAGCTAACGGGCCGCCTCCTCAGGTCGCCACGCTGCTCGGGCAAGGCGACGCTTCTGTCCGTCTGGAGCGAGACAAACTGGTGGGTGCTCAAGACGCTACCGCAGCGAAACACAAAGAAGATGCGCCCCATCTTTCCATTTGTAGTCGAGTCTGTTCTTTGGCGTCACCTTTGAAGCGCATCGTCGTCCCTTCCCCGGCGCATCCCTCAGACTCGCACATCAAAATTGGCGAGCTTGTCTCAGACGCGGACGCGCCGCCACCTTCCCAAAACGTCCACGGCCACTCCTCGGACGCCAACATCAAAGTGGGCGAGAACGTGTCGGACTTTGTCCATCCGCTCTTTGTCCGAAACCTCCACGGCCACGCCTCCGACGCTCACCTCAAAGTCGGAGGAAACGATTTAGACTTGTTGCCTCCGCTGCCCGTGCCCAACGTCCACGGCCACGCTTCGGACGCCAACATCAAAGTGGGCGAGAACGTGTCGGACTTTGTCCATCCGCTCCTCCTCCGAAACCCCCACGGCCACGCCTCCGACGCTCACCTCAAAGTCGGAGGAAACGATTTAGACTTGTTGCCTCCGCTGCCCGTGCCCAACGTCCACGGCCACGCCTCGGACGCCAACATCAAAGTGGGCGAGAACGTGTCGGACTTTGTCCATCCGCTCCTCCTCCGAAACCCCCACGGCCACGCCTCCGACGCTCACCTGAAAGTCGGAGGGAACGATTTAGACTTGTTGCCTCCGCTGCCCGTGCCCAACGTCCACGGCCACGCCTCGGACGCCAACATCAAAGTAGGCGAGAACGTGTCCAACTTTGTCCAGCTGCGACCCGTCCGAAACCCCCACGGCCACGCCTCCGACGCCCACCTCAAGGTCGGAGGAAACGATTCAGACTTCTTGTCTCCGCTCCCCGTGCCCAACGTCCACGGCCACGCCTCCGACTCCAGCATCAAAGTGGGCGAGAACGTGTCGGACGTGTCCCAAGCTAGACCACGATGGAGTAAACACGGCCACGCTTCCGACTCCACCCTCCAGGTGGGCTGCGTGGTATCGGGCTCGGCGCCCGCCGCGGCACCCGAGAGCGACCTAAGCCACGTCTCGGACTCCAGCTTGGGCAGCGGCTGCGTTGTCACCCAGAGCCAGCCGCTCCCGTCCCCGCTGCCGGTCAGCCAGTACGGGCACTCGTCAGACTCTGCTCTCGGGGTGGGCTGCGTTGTGTTGGGCTTACCAAAGCCGTCGCTTTCCACCGAACGCGAGTTGGAAGGGAAAGCGGATCACGAGCAGGATGCCGAAGGTATTGAAATGGAAAGCTGGAATATTTTTTCGTCAACGGTTCTGCTAACTTTTGCTTCTTGTCAGAAGCCGTCAGCTTTGACTTGTCCCCCGGAGAGAAATCCGAACAAGAATATCTCCTGGCGCTGTCCGCTCACTACCAGGTGGAGCGCTATGAAGACTGCTCCAGCCTCATGGGTCAGTCAGTCAGCGTTTGGAATGTTTCTTGGCCGGGTCTGACGCTACTCATCTTTTGCGACAGCGTCGTCCCCCGAGTGCCAGTTACTCAAGCGCGTGATCCGGGGCCTCCCCGCTGAGCCCGCCCTGCGCCACGCCACCGACGCCACGGCCGTGCACCTCAACGAGATGGTCTCCCTGCCGGTTCTGATCAAACACTCGGTCACCGCCCCACTCATCACGCAGTGAGTAGTTAACCAAACCATTAACTGCTGCCGTTTTGAGCTGCTCGTAATATTCATTGAAGTGAGCATTTTCCTATCACATAAGTTCTATTTTCGTGTTCCCACTTTTCCTTTTTGCTCTTGCTGGTtaactaaaaaaagaaacaaacttcCTTGGGGCCTCTACTACTCCGTCTTGTAGCCCAGCAAGAAAAGCAACAAGAAAAGCAAAcaacttttcctttttttttttttttccttcccccactccacccctccccctcctgctCTTGTCCTCTGGAATGCTTCAGGCTTTTTCCCCCTCTTACAAAGTTTCCACATCTGTTTCACACACAGCGTTGGTGGTATAGTGGTGAGCATagctgccttccaagcagttgacccgggttcgattcccggccaacgcagttattttttttctctctctctgtgacATTTGAGTTACTTCATTTTGCGTCACATTCTTGCATTTGCTCTTTCTGCAGCATGTCGCTGGTCAACAAGGCGGTGGTGGACTACTTCTTTGTGGAGATGGGGGTGGAGCGACATTTTGAGGCCCTGCGCCACTTCCTGCTGATGGAGGACGGCGAGTTCGCGCAGTCGCTCAGTGATCGGCTGTTTGAAAAAGTGAGGCCCTGCTCAATCTTTTCTCGCCGTCTCCAATAAGTGAATTGAACGTAACAGTCGAATGTGACTTGCGACCCTCCCAGCTGGGCAGCGGGCAGACCCCCGGCGAGCTGCTCACCCCTCTGGTGCTCAACTCCATCCTCAGCAAGGCGCTGCAGTACAGCCTGCACGGCGACACGCCGCTGGCCGCCAACTTCACCTTTGCGCTGCGCTTCCTGCCCGACACCTTCCACCCGCACGCTCCCGACTCCCTCAACTGCCTGGAGCTGCGCTACAAGGTCACACGCTCGGCATCACCGACCCAAAACGACTCGTGTTAATACTGCTTAGATGGGTTTAATGGAAATAATGTGTGAAATACTGCCCCCTACTGGCCAACTTGTGCACACCAGTTGTAAAGCATGAAATCAACATGCAAAAACGATTCAAGTATTTACACACCATTGCATGTTTTTATGGTGGTATGTttgttaacatgtgaaatgaaGTGCTGTTGTGTGTGGCGCCCCCAGGTGGCCTGGCcgctcaacatcatcatcaccgACACCTGCATGAACAAGTACAACCGGCTCTTCTCCTTCCAGCTGCAGCTCAAGCACATGGTGTGGAGCCTGCGCGACGTCTGGTTCCATCTCAAGAGGACGGGTGAGGGCACCgagctcgcccccccccccccccccacactttGTATTCATAAAGAACCATCAACTTGCTGTTTTTCCCTCCCGTGCGGCCTTATGGATCCGCCGCTATTGATTGGTGAGGCGGTGCTCAGGCCACTCAACGCGTGTCCTTTCACGCATAAAGAAAAAAGCATAACGCTCGTATTGATTGTTATCACTCAGCTCCCGCCGGGGGTTTGAACAGCGAAACGTGTTAAAGGCTCAAACGCAGCGAAAATGTGTACGGAAAACGGCATTAACATTGATTGCTACCTTTGGAAAATAGTCATCATAAAATGTCAGATGCCATAAGAGGCCGATTGAAATGTCacccaactttttttcttttaaggacTTCAACGTCAATGAGAAATGAAACTTTCACTTATTTCCAAAATATTTGGGGGTGTTACAATAGGAggtgttttatttaaaatatagttaaaGTCTTCagataatagtttttttttttttttttttaataataaaagtgTGCGTCCACTGCTTGCATATCAGCGGTGGTGAAAGGCGCCGGGCGCTCGGTGCAGTTCCGCCAGCTGCAGCTGTACCGACACGAGATGCAGCACTTTGTCAAGGTCATCCAAGGTTACATCGCCAACCAGATCCTGCAGGTGTCCTGGAGCGAGTTCAccgccaagatggccgccgcctGCGACCTGGACGCCATCCATCGCACACACGCCGACTACCTCAACAGGGCCATTTTTAGGTCAGTCGACTTTCCTTCAATACAGCACTGACcactatttttatttgttaattgATTTATAACGACGACTTGGTCGTCAGGGCTCTGCTGACCGACAAGGCCGCTCCGGTGATGAACATCATCCACAGCATCTTCAGTCTGATCCTAAAGTTCCGTGCACAACTGATTGCGCTTCCCTGGACCAGCCAGCAGGGGGAGACAGTGCACCCAAGCTTCATCGCCATGCAGCAATCGTACAACACCTTCAAGTACTACTCGCACTTCCTCTTCAAAGGTGAGGTGACCCGCCAGGGACGTCAGAGAACCATCGGCTGACGTTTGTTGTTATCGTTGTTGTTCAGTGGTGACCAAGCTGGTGAACAGAGGCTACCAGCCGCATTTGGAAGACTTCCTCCTACGCATCAACTTCAACAATTACTACAAAGACTCATGAGCAGCTCCCAGATCTGTGTACATGTATATAcaccagtgtttcccaaccttttttcattccatCACgcccttttcattggaaaaaatctcgaggcacaccaccaacaaaaaatCTGTCaagtgttacaccagcttctgtatcaaaacaacaaaagacataaagttctattcctatatatgtatggagagtcaaataattgaataaaaacaaatactaagtattctttaaattgtatttcttttgtaaaaaggttttagacagtgtaaggaataaactattgaaagtgattgtgattaaaatccaaaagaatctATATGgctttgtttactgttttagactagTGTAGGTACATCACATGGACACTTAAATAAGTACACTACATGacgtaaacaaataaaaaaataaagggttAATTGCACAATAAATGAACTTTCTCACAACTGGGATCGAACTGAGTTCTTACCgagcagtactagaataaagtgtaattgcgcgtttattacagcagggggcagtggcgctctcattgttacttctgtcacgtttgcgacagtgcaacattttacgacttacaagacaagttaggatagtcacggtggggagggggggcgagaatagttttcttcttgctaggggggggcgtaacagaaaataattgagaagcactgggttaaataaaggttaacctaaaaaaaaaaaaaaaaaaaataaaataaaaagtgaaccctgaactttgaacccgcggtgacaccgcggtgaccccgcggtg
The window above is part of the Syngnathus typhle isolate RoL2023-S1 ecotype Sweden linkage group LG7, RoL_Styp_1.0, whole genome shotgun sequence genome. Proteins encoded here:
- the tubgcp6 gene encoding gamma-tubulin complex component 6 isoform X1: MYSSSHHPIKSGCNTGASITELLAALCDSSLAGVSWKRRALGGVSREGFRKALKKRAYGALLSKLFQDGAKPPVTLEPSSPPRNRVLMICFDLRVAGCREEAERLEDLLETLPEGAASGLNEVDSVLELLVHLAGTSPPPPPSFSRDYMRRERPVLRRPAPWPYQSEELQRLEARAWGLVCGEEWASLERLYGTQGLMEAQPGAGLMALRTKTDVEERFEKETRLTLFGALQHTRTSDLDIRLDLPPVPSDVDVTGLSIRVPPCLDQSDDEGFQSGSNLTPDSLSEPSPGPDMDVWEALRTFEPGVRCCWESVGWPPGRRDSLYLSESGREAFDQLYRLWEGEMRVVSGSVPSPILPLPVDSQGELVGDLLNVLIAGASATFPLNQNVEFDVRPGVCVSGASPESVSRLLGELAQYGTYYLRLSRFSLQSPEKKGLVFQAFTGGLRKYLHYYRACVLSTPPRISLLTVGFLFRKVGQQLRYLSELCRVDGPPGGDRPAFPVGVKLLSHLYNEVQNNCSNENYPVLLSLLKSSCEPYTRFVSDWVYSGVFRDVYGEFMIQVNEEYLGFRDKHFWVQGYTLISQDVEECVPVFLRHMANDVYVCGKTINLLKICCPQHYICLSELPVPRIAVTFSLQEVEAIERDCAVYRGRMERIAKHSAVSREVQAQRAEEARQELINQVRASAAKTLESIRGHQVSQRLAEEARKRESFQELKQHLEKEQEWRTLAKKKQEEDDFSFARELRDREKRLQALEEQLEQRARKELIAQYSQLSEEAARKERRALWRSQRTTLDEARSHFFARDQQELQAILEKYPLGQERPPVSSPQQPPALILSSQESPSEQSVEKKPENPEESKESHSVDTSPFISGDFLPESLTVNHTKQEETAEACPTAKLVDYDFSAPFSPLEGIAGQPSLARLRPVCGSSPLQPDVICNHPSFSHFPVGENMPLVQESLPAASPFGHVSECSFSLRHDTPREPANVSRANGPPPQVATLLGQGDASVRLERDKLVGAQDATAAKHKEDAPHLSICSRVCSLASPLKRIVVPSPAHPSDSHIKIGELVSDADAPPPSQNVHGHSSDANIKVGENVSDFVHPLFVRNLHGHASDAHLKVGGNDLDLLPPLPVPNVHGHASDANIKVGENVSDFVHPLLLRNPHGHASDAHLKVGGNDLDLLPPLPVPNVHGHASDANIKVGENVSDFVHPLLLRNPHGHASDAHLKVGGNDLDLLPPLPVPNVHGHASDANIKVGENVSNFVQLRPVRNPHGHASDAHLKVGGNDSDFLSPLPVPNVHGHASDSSIKVGENVSDVSQARPRWSKHGHASDSTLQVGCVVSGSAPAAAPESDLSHVSDSSLGSGCVVTQSQPLPSPLPVSQYGHSSDSALGVGCVVLGLPKPSLSTERELEGKADHEQDAEEAVSFDLSPGEKSEQEYLLALSAHYQVERYEDCSSLMASSPECQLLKRVIRGLPAEPALRHATDATAVHLNEMVSLPVLIKHSVTAPLITHMSLVNKAVVDYFFVEMGVERHFEALRHFLLMEDGEFAQSLSDRLFEKLGSGQTPGELLTPLVLNSILSKALQYSLHGDTPLAANFTFALRFLPDTFHPHAPDSLNCLELRYKVAWPLNIIITDTCMNKYNRLFSFQLQLKHMVWSLRDVWFHLKRTAVVKGAGRSVQFRQLQLYRHEMQHFVKVIQGYIANQILQVSWSEFTAKMAAACDLDAIHRTHADYLNRAIFRALLTDKAAPVMNIIHSIFSLILKFRAQLIALPWTSQQGETVHPSFIAMQQSYNTFKYYSHFLFKVVTKLVNRGYQPHLEDFLLRINFNNYYKDS
- the tubgcp6 gene encoding gamma-tubulin complex component 6 isoform X3, which encodes MYSSSHHPIKSGCNTGASITELLAALCDSSLAGVSWKRRALGGVSREGFRKALKKRAYGALLSKLFQDGAKPPVTLEPSSPPRNRVLMICFDLRVAGCREEAERLEDLLETLPEGAASGLNEVDSVLELLVHLAGTSPPPPPSFSRDYMRRERPVLRRPAPWPYQSEELQRLEARAWGLVCGEEWASLERLYGTQGLMEAQPGAGLMALRTKTDVEERFEKETRLTLFGALQHTRTSDLDIRLDLPPVPSDVDVTGLSIRVPPCLDQSDDEGFQSGSNLTPDSLSEPSPGPDMDVWEALRTFEPGVRCCWESVGWPPGRRDSLYLSESGREAFDQLYRLWEGEMRVVSGSVPSPILPLPVDSQGELVGDLLNVLIAGASATFPLNQNVEFDVRPGVCVSGASPESVSRLLGELAQYGTYYLRLSRFSLQSPEKKGLVFQAFTGGLRKYLHYYRACVLSTPPRISLLTVGFLFRKVGQQLRYLSELCRVDGPPGGDRPAFPVGVKLLSHLYNEVQNNCSNENYPVLLSLLKSSCEPYTRFVSDWVYSGVFRDVYGEFMIQVNEEYLGFRDKHFWVQGYTLISQDVEECVPVFLRHMANDVYVCGKTINLLKICCPQHYICLSELPVPRIAVTFSLQEVEAIERDCAVYRGRMERIAKHSAVSREVQAQRAEEARQELINQVRASAAKTLESIRGHQVSQRLAEEARKRESFQELKQHLEKEQEWRTLAKKKQEEDDFSFARELRDREKRLQALEEQLEQRARKELIAQYSQLSEEAARKERRALWRSQRTTLDEARSHFFARDQQELQAILEKYPLGQERPPVSSPQQPPALESPSEQSVEKKPENPEESKESHSVDTSPFISGDFLPESLTVNHTKQEETAEACPTAKLVDYDFSAPFSPLEGIAGQPSLARLRPVCGSSPLQPDVICNHPSFSHFPVGENMPLVQESLPAASPFGHVSECSFSLRHDTPREPANVSRANGPPPQVATLLGQGDASVRLERDKLVGAQDATAAKHKEDAPHLSICSRVCSLASPLKRIVVPSPAHPSDSHIKIGELVSDADAPPPSQNVHGHSSDANIKVGENVSDFVHPLFVRNLHGHASDAHLKVGGNDLDLLPPLPVPNVHGHASDANIKVGENVSDFVHPLLLRNPHGHASDAHLKVGGNDLDLLPPLPVPNVHGHASDANIKVGENVSDFVHPLLLRNPHGHASDAHLKVGGNDLDLLPPLPVPNVHGHASDANIKVGENVSNFVQLRPVRNPHGHASDAHLKVGGNDSDFLSPLPVPNVHGHASDSSIKVGENVSDVSQARPRWSKHGHASDSTLQVGCVVSGSAPAAAPESDLSHVSDSSLGSGCVVTQSQPLPSPLPVSQYGHSSDSALGVGCVVLGLPKPSLSTERELEGKADHEQDAEEAVSFDLSPGEKSEQEYLLALSAHYQVERYEDCSSLMASSPECQLLKRVIRGLPAEPALRHATDATAVHLNEMVSLPVLIKHSVTAPLITHMSLVNKAVVDYFFVEMGVERHFEALRHFLLMEDGEFAQSLSDRLFEKLGSGQTPGELLTPLVLNSILSKALQYSLHGDTPLAANFTFALRFLPDTFHPHAPDSLNCLELRYKVAWPLNIIITDTCMNKYNRLFSFQLQLKHMVWSLRDVWFHLKRTAVVKGAGRSVQFRQLQLYRHEMQHFVKVIQGYIANQILQVSWSEFTAKMAAACDLDAIHRTHADYLNRAIFRALLTDKAAPVMNIIHSIFSLILKFRAQLIALPWTSQQGETVHPSFIAMQQSYNTFKYYSHFLFKVVTKLVNRGYQPHLEDFLLRINFNNYYKDS
- the tubgcp6 gene encoding gamma-tubulin complex component 6 isoform X2, which produces MYSSSHHPIKSGCNTGASITELLAALCDSSLAGVSWKRRALGGVSREGFRKALKKRAYGALLSKLFQDGAKPPVTLEPSSPPRNRVLMICFDLRVAGCREEAERLEDLLETLPEGAASGLNEVDSVLELLVHLAGTSPPPPPSFSRDYMRRERPVLRRPAPWPYQSEELQRLEARAWGLVCGEEWASLERLYGTQGLMEAQPGAGLMALRTKTDVEERFEKETRLTLFGALQHTRTSDLDIRLDLPPVPSDVDVTGLSIRVPPCLDQSDDEGFQSGSNLTPDSLSEPSPGPDMDVWEALRTFEPGVRCCWESVGWPPGRRDSLYLSESGREAFDQLYRLWEGEMRVVSGSVPSPILPLPVDSQGELVGDLLNVLIAGASATFPLNQNVEFDVRPGVCVSGASPESVSRLLGELAQYGTYYLRLSRFSLQSPEKKGLVFQAFTGGLRKYLHYYRACVLSTPPRISLLTVGFLFRKVGQQLRYLSELCRVDGPPGGDRPAFPVGVKLLSHLYNEVQNNCSNENYPVLLSLLKSSCEPYTRFVSDWVYSGVFRDVYGEFMIQVNEEYLGFRDKHFWVQGYTLISQDVEECVPVFLRHMANDVYVCGKTINLLKICCPQHYICLSELPVPRIAVTFSLQEVEAIERDCAVYRGRMERIAKHSAVSREVQAQRAEEARQELINQVRASAAKTLESIRGHQVSQRLAEEARKRESFQELKQHLEKEQEWRTLAKKKQEEDDFSFARELRDREKRLQALEEQLEQRARKELIAQYSQLSEEAARKERRALWRSQRTTLDEARSHFFARDQQELQAILEKYPLGQERPPVSSPQQPPALILSSQESPSEQSVEKKPENPEESKESHSVDTSPFISGDFLPESLTVNHTKQEETAEACPTAKLVDYDFSAPFSPLEGIAGQPSLARLRPVCGSSPLQPDVICNHPSFSHFPVGENMPLVQESLPAASPFGHVSECSFSLRHDTPREPANVSRANGPPPQVATLLGQGDASVRLERDKLVGAQDATAAKHKEDAPHLSICSRVCSLASPLKRIVVPSPAHPSDSHIKIGELVSDADAPPPSQNVHGHSSDANIKVGENVSDFVHPLFVRNLHGHASDAHLKVGGNDLDLLPPLPVPNVHGHASDANIKVGENVSDFVHPLLLRNPHGHASDAHLKVGGNDLDLLPPLPVPNVHGHASDANIKVGENVSDFVHPLLLRNPHGHASDAHLKVGGNDLDLLPPLPVPNVHGHASDANIKVGENVSNFVQLRPVRNPHGHASDAHLKVGGNDSDFLSPLPVPNVHGHASDSSIKVGENVSDVSQARPRWSKHGHASDSTLQVGCVVSGSAPAAAPESDLSHVSDSSLGSGCVVTQSQPLPSPLPVSQYGHSSDSALGVGCVVLGLPKPSLSTERELEGKADHEQDAEAVSFDLSPGEKSEQEYLLALSAHYQVERYEDCSSLMASSPECQLLKRVIRGLPAEPALRHATDATAVHLNEMVSLPVLIKHSVTAPLITHMSLVNKAVVDYFFVEMGVERHFEALRHFLLMEDGEFAQSLSDRLFEKLGSGQTPGELLTPLVLNSILSKALQYSLHGDTPLAANFTFALRFLPDTFHPHAPDSLNCLELRYKVAWPLNIIITDTCMNKYNRLFSFQLQLKHMVWSLRDVWFHLKRTAVVKGAGRSVQFRQLQLYRHEMQHFVKVIQGYIANQILQVSWSEFTAKMAAACDLDAIHRTHADYLNRAIFRALLTDKAAPVMNIIHSIFSLILKFRAQLIALPWTSQQGETVHPSFIAMQQSYNTFKYYSHFLFKVVTKLVNRGYQPHLEDFLLRINFNNYYKDS